Proteins found in one Collinsella aerofaciens genomic segment:
- the yqeB gene encoding selenium-dependent molybdenum cofactor biosynthesis protein YqeB has translation MLVYVRGAGDIATGVAARLVRAGASVVMADIAVPTCIRRTISFCEAIRLGEVEVEGVRARLARTPAEALEITEAGDVAVVVDPQAQMAGEFKPAAVVDAILAKRNLGTTRDMAPAVIAVGPGFTAPVDCDAVVETMRGHFLGRVITQGSPQPNTGVPGIIAGYGRERVIHSPAAGVFWSDRAIGDIVSAGDVIGYAGDTPMCTQIDGCLRGLLANGVQVTEGFKCADVDPRGDASYINYISDKATSVGGGVLEALAMLTDVFRG, from the coding sequence ATGCTCGTTTATGTTCGCGGCGCCGGCGATATCGCCACGGGCGTCGCCGCTCGCTTGGTGCGCGCCGGCGCGTCGGTTGTCATGGCCGATATCGCGGTCCCCACGTGCATCCGTCGCACAATCAGTTTTTGCGAGGCCATTCGCTTGGGCGAGGTCGAGGTCGAAGGCGTTCGCGCTCGCTTGGCACGGACGCCGGCCGAGGCGCTTGAGATTACCGAGGCGGGGGATGTCGCCGTGGTGGTGGACCCCCAGGCACAGATGGCCGGCGAGTTTAAGCCCGCGGCTGTGGTAGACGCGATTCTGGCCAAGCGCAATCTGGGTACCACGCGCGACATGGCTCCTGCCGTCATCGCCGTGGGGCCGGGCTTTACCGCGCCGGTTGACTGCGACGCCGTAGTCGAAACCATGCGCGGGCATTTTTTGGGCCGCGTGATTACCCAGGGCTCACCCCAGCCCAACACGGGCGTGCCGGGCATTATCGCTGGCTATGGCAGAGAGCGCGTTATCCACAGTCCCGCCGCCGGCGTGTTTTGGTCCGACCGCGCGATCGGCGACATCGTGAGCGCCGGAGACGTGATTGGCTACGCGGGCGATACGCCCATGTGCACGCAGATCGATGGCTGTCTGCGCGGGCTTTTGGCGAATGGCGTCCAGGTCACCGAGGGCTTTAAATGCGCCGATGTCGATCCGCGCGGCGACGCCAGCTATATCAACTATATTTCGGACAAGGCGACGTCGGTCGGCGGCGGCGTGCTCGAGGCACTCGCTATGCTCACCGATGTCTTTAGAGGATAG
- the yqeC gene encoding selenium cofactor biosynthesis protein YqeC: METTSGNLASALKIEPGITAIIGSGGKSTLLKALGLELMRAGGRVLLCTTTHMFPVAGVPWDGSSRRLDAAPWKPGALHVPGCTCEACAGMSRGSICQAGVLDPETGKLSAPAEPPNELAQRFDYVLAEADGSKRLPLKAHAPWEPVIPSGTANIVWIVGASGFGKPVAEVVHRPELFCERCGCEPTDTATPERVAQVLNAEMQALKLNTARVMLNQVDTLSDPTMADRFEAALGRPVVATSLK; the protein is encoded by the coding sequence ATGGAAACGACGAGCGGAAACCTTGCCTCCGCGCTCAAGATCGAGCCGGGCATTACCGCAATTATCGGCAGCGGCGGCAAGTCGACCTTGCTGAAGGCGCTGGGTCTCGAGCTCATGCGCGCTGGCGGCAGGGTGCTTCTCTGTACCACCACGCACATGTTTCCCGTCGCCGGCGTGCCGTGGGACGGGTCGAGCCGTCGTCTGGACGCCGCACCCTGGAAACCGGGCGCTCTGCATGTTCCCGGCTGCACCTGCGAGGCATGCGCAGGCATGAGCCGCGGAAGTATCTGCCAGGCGGGTGTTTTGGACCCGGAGACAGGCAAGCTCTCCGCCCCCGCCGAGCCGCCCAACGAGCTGGCGCAGCGCTTTGACTACGTCCTGGCCGAGGCGGACGGCAGCAAGCGGCTCCCGCTCAAGGCGCACGCCCCGTGGGAGCCGGTAATTCCCTCTGGCACGGCCAACATCGTCTGGATCGTCGGCGCCTCGGGATTCGGCAAGCCCGTCGCCGAGGTTGTCCACCGCCCCGAGCTCTTCTGCGAGCGCTGCGGCTGCGAGCCCACCGATACCGCCACGCCCGAGCGCGTCGCCCAGGTGCTCAATGCCGAGATGCAGGCGCTGAAACTCAATACCGCACGCGTCATGCTCAACCAAGTCGACACGCTCAGCGACCCCACGATGGCCGACCGCTTCGAGGCAGCCCTCGGCCGCCCCGTCGTCGCCACCAGCCTCAAATAG
- the hydA gene encoding dihydropyrimidinase, with protein MIIIKNGALVTPQGLRRADLAMEGDKIVRIAAAIEPGEGDTVQDATDCWVFPGFIDGHTHMQCWTGMDWTADSFETGTRAAACGGTTTIVDYATADRGVTMPDALAEWHRRADGTCTANYAFHMALAEWNERNRADLSAMREAGVSSFKTYFAYDHLRLDDAETLEVLEELKRVGGMLCVHCENGTLVNELQKRVYEQGIHGPEGHALSRPDVCEGEAVSRLLYLAHLAGDAPVNVVHLSTKLGLEAIRAAKARGQKNIYVETCPQYLMLDDTCYLEQGEDGFAGAKYVMSPPLRHAGDRAALREALVAGEIDTIATDHCSFNLHGQKDRGRDDFRAIPNGGPGVEHRPVAIATSFEGQLGPEDLCRLMSENPARVFGMYPRKGCLAEGADADVCVWDPKARWTISAATQHQAVDYTPLEGFEAHGRAKAVFVNGVLAARDGEPTGAQPGRYVPR; from the coding sequence ATGATCATCATCAAAAACGGCGCGCTCGTGACGCCCCAGGGGCTTCGCCGCGCCGATCTTGCCATGGAGGGCGATAAGATTGTGCGGATCGCCGCGGCAATCGAGCCGGGCGAGGGCGATACCGTCCAGGACGCCACCGACTGTTGGGTGTTCCCCGGCTTTATCGACGGCCACACGCACATGCAGTGCTGGACTGGCATGGATTGGACGGCCGATAGCTTTGAGACCGGTACGCGTGCGGCTGCCTGCGGCGGTACGACGACCATCGTGGACTACGCGACGGCCGATCGCGGCGTGACCATGCCCGATGCCTTGGCCGAGTGGCATCGCCGCGCCGACGGAACCTGCACGGCCAACTACGCGTTTCATATGGCACTCGCCGAGTGGAATGAACGCAACCGCGCCGATCTTTCGGCCATGCGCGAGGCGGGCGTGTCGTCGTTTAAGACCTACTTTGCCTATGACCACCTGCGCCTGGACGACGCCGAGACGCTCGAGGTGCTGGAGGAACTCAAGCGCGTGGGCGGCATGCTCTGCGTGCATTGCGAGAACGGTACGCTGGTGAATGAACTGCAGAAGCGCGTGTACGAGCAGGGGATTCATGGGCCCGAGGGGCATGCGCTCAGCCGTCCGGACGTGTGCGAGGGTGAGGCCGTGAGTCGTCTGCTGTATCTGGCGCACTTAGCCGGGGACGCTCCAGTCAATGTGGTGCACCTTTCGACCAAGCTGGGGCTCGAGGCCATTCGCGCTGCCAAAGCGCGCGGGCAGAAGAACATCTATGTCGAGACCTGCCCTCAGTATCTGATGCTCGACGATACTTGCTACTTGGAGCAGGGCGAGGACGGCTTTGCGGGTGCCAAGTATGTGATGAGCCCGCCACTGCGCCATGCCGGCGACCGTGCCGCGCTGCGCGAGGCGCTTGTGGCCGGCGAGATCGATACTATTGCGACCGATCATTGCAGCTTTAACCTGCACGGGCAAAAGGACCGCGGACGCGATGATTTCCGCGCGATTCCCAACGGCGGGCCCGGCGTGGAGCATCGTCCCGTCGCGATTGCCACGAGCTTTGAGGGCCAGCTGGGACCCGAGGATCTGTGCCGCTTGATGAGCGAGAACCCGGCGCGCGTCTTTGGCATGTATCCGCGCAAGGGCTGTCTTGCCGAGGGCGCCGATGCCGACGTGTGCGTGTGGGATCCCAAGGCGCGCTGGACCATTAGCGCGGCGACGCAGCATCAGGCTGTGGACTACACGCCGCTCGAGGGTTTTGAGGCACATGGCCGCGCCAAGGCCGTGTTTGTGAACGGCGTGCTGGCGGCACGCGATGGCGAGCCCACCGGAGCCCAACCCGGCCGCTACGTGCCCCGCTAA
- a CDS encoding nucleotidyltransferase family protein: MKLGCVIMASGEGKRFGSNKMLADIYGEPLIARTIDSVPRGFDVVVSTRWPEVAQICEDKHCPCVLHDGELRSESVRAGLSWGVERNWKGCLFLPGDQPLVSSGSFEAMVRAFDECGRKHPVRLACNGEPSSPVLFPAELFDALMCLEGKDGGGSILKDRTDVVLVEARAYELWDVDTAKGQQRITEHIAACSYFDRVANCINQ; the protein is encoded by the coding sequence ATGAAACTTGGATGCGTCATTATGGCTTCGGGCGAGGGCAAGCGGTTTGGCTCTAACAAGATGCTTGCCGATATCTATGGCGAGCCGCTGATTGCCCGGACCATCGATTCGGTTCCCCGGGGCTTTGACGTCGTGGTTTCGACGCGTTGGCCCGAGGTCGCCCAGATTTGCGAGGACAAGCATTGCCCGTGCGTGCTGCACGATGGCGAGCTGCGCAGCGAAAGCGTCCGTGCGGGCCTTTCGTGGGGAGTCGAACGCAACTGGAAAGGTTGCCTCTTTTTGCCGGGCGACCAGCCGCTCGTGAGTTCGGGTTCTTTTGAGGCTATGGTTCGTGCGTTTGACGAGTGTGGCCGCAAACATCCGGTGCGTCTTGCGTGCAACGGTGAGCCTTCGAGCCCGGTGCTCTTTCCGGCGGAACTGTTCGATGCACTTATGTGTCTTGAGGGCAAGGACGGCGGCGGTTCGATCCTCAAGGACCGTACCGACGTGGTGCTGGTCGAGGCGCGTGCCTACGAGCTGTGGGACGTCGATACCGCCAAGGGACAGCAACGCATAACGGAGCATATCGCCGCCTGCTCGTATTTTGATCGCGTGGCCAACTGCATCAATCAATAA